A genomic stretch from Hemicordylus capensis ecotype Gifberg chromosome 5, rHemCap1.1.pri, whole genome shotgun sequence includes:
- the GLT8D2 gene encoding glycosyltransferase 8 domain-containing protein 2 isoform X1 yields the protein MSWWVLCYYCRRRAFTTEQQISTKRTDHMAFLRKINQILLFLLVLTLCVILYNKVHKMPSIMLKNEPVDLESPEEMEDEIPVVICAAAGRMGAAVAAISSIYSNTDSNVLFYVVGLKNGIPHIRKWIENSKLRDIKFKMVEFNPMVLKGKIRPDAARPELLQPLNFVRFYLPLLIHEHEKVIYLDDDVIVQGDIQELYDTKLARGHAAAFSDDCDLPSTHEMVRSVGMQNTYMGFLDYRKQTIRDLGISPSTCSFNPGVIVANMSEWKHQRITKQLEKWMQKNVEENLYSSTLAGGVATSPMLIVFHGKHSSINPLWHIRHLGWSPDARYSEHFLQEAKLLHWNGRYKPWDYPSVHNDLWQKWFVPDPSGTFKLIRPNR from the exons ATGAGTTGGTGGGTTCTGTGCTATTATTGTAGACGTAGGGCCTTTACAACAGAG CAACAGATTTCAACCAAACGAACAGACCACATGGCTTTCTTACGAAAAA TTAATCAGATTCTACTGTTCCTTCTTGTTTTGACTCTTTGTGTCATTCTTTATAATAAAGTTCACAAGATGCCATCAATCATGCTAAAGAATGAACCAG TTGATCTGGAAAGCCCTGAGGAAATGGAAGACGAAATTCCCGTGGTGATCTGCGCTGCTGCAGGCAGAATGGGGGCTGCAGTTGCCGCCATCAGCAGCATTTACAGCAACACTGATTCAAACGTTTTATTCTATGTAGTGGGGCTAAAGAATGGCATTCCACATATCAG AAAATGGATTGAAAATTCAAAACTGAGGGATATCAAGTTTAAAATGGTGGAATTCAATCCCATGGTGCTAAAAGGGAAAATCAGACCAGATGCGGCACGGCCCGAGTTACTTCAGCCT CTGAACTTTGTTCGATTTTACCTCCCTCTACTTATCCACGAACACGAGAAAGTGATATATCTCGATGATGATGTGATTGTGCAAG GCGACATCCAGGAACTGTATGACACAAAGTTAGCCCGTGGCCATGCCGCAGCTTTTTCAGATGATTGTGACCTGCCTTCAACTCATGAAATGGTTAGAAGTGTAGGAATGCAG AATACCTATATGGGATTCCTGGACTACCGGAAGCAAACAATTCGAGATCTGGGCATTAGTCCCAGCACCTGCTCCTTTAATCCTGGGGTCATCGTTGCCAACATGTCAGAATGGAAGCACCAACGAATCACAAAGCAATTAGAAAAATGGATGCAGAAAAATGTAGA AGAAAATCTCTACAGCAGCACCCTTGCTGGAGGTGTGGCCACTTCACCAATGCTCATTGTATTCCATGGAAAACATTCAAGTATTAATCCTTTATGGCACATTCGACATCTAG GTTGGAGTCCAGATGCTAGGTACTCTGAGCATTTTCTTCAGGAAGCCAAGTTACTTCACTGGAATGGAAGATACAAGCCTTGGGACTATCCTAGTGTTCACAATGACTTATGGCAAAAGTGGTTTGTTCCTGACCCTTCAGGGACTTTTAAATTGATTCGTCCTAATCGTTGA
- the TDG gene encoding G/T mismatch-specific thymine DNA glycosylase isoform X2, whose amino-acid sequence MMPVTPNMEEMNEQEALQGVLDPDFVQEPVQVAGKGRKRKSKPTEPKKPAAKAAKAAKAAKSKGKQEKITDTFKVKRKVDRFNGVSEAELLTKTLPDILTFNLDIVIIGINPGLMAAYKGHHYPGPGNHFWKCLFLSGLSEEQLNHMDDHTLPHKYGIGFTNMVERTTPGSKDLSSKEFREGGRILVQKLQKYQPKIAVFNGKCIYDIFSKEVFGVKVKKLEFGLQPHKVPDTETLCYVMPSSSARCAQFPRAQDKVHYYIKLKDLRDQLKGIKSNPEVQEVEYTFDLQLAQEDAKKMAVKEEKYDPGYEAAYGGAYGEKMPNEGEPCNFSSNGAASSAEYSSGTSFGDVPNGQWMTQSFTDQIPEFNNCRPREEGGSNA is encoded by the exons ATGATGCCTGTGACTCCAAACATGGAGGAGATGAATGAACAGGAAGCTCTTCAGGGGGTTTTGGATCCAGATTTTGTCCAGGAACCTGTTCAAG TGgctgggaaaggaagaaagagaaaaagtaAACCAACTGAACCGAAAAAACCTGCTGCTAAAGCTGCTAAAGCTGCTAAAGCTGCCAAATCAAAAGGCAAGCAAGAAAAAATTACAGATACCTTTAAAGTAAAAAGAAAAGTAGATCGTTTTAACGGTGTATCTGAAGCTGAATTGTTGACCAAAACCCTTCCAGACATACTGACCTTCAATCTGGACATTGTAATT ATTGGTATAAATCCAGGCTTAATGGCAGCCTACAAAGGCCATCATTACCCAGGGCCTGGAAATCACTTTT GGAAGTGTCTCTTTCTGTCTGGACTAAGTGAAGAACAACTGAATCATATGGATGATCATACTTTACCACATAAATATGGCATTGGATTTACAAACATGGTAGAAAGGACAACCCCAGGTAGCAAGGATCTTTCCAG caAAGAGTTTCGAGAAGGAGGACGAATTCTGGTGCAGAAATTGCAGAAGTATCAACCTAAAATAGCAGTTTTTAATGGAAAAT GTATTTATGACATTTTTAGTAAAGAGGTTTTTGGAGTAAAGGTTAAAAAGTTGGAATTTGGACTGCAGCCACATAAGGTCCCAGACACAGAAACA CTTTGCTATGTTATGCCATCGTCCAGTGCAAGATGTGCTCAGTTTCCCCGTGCACAAGACAAAGTTCATTATTACATAAAGCTCAAAGATCTAAGGGATCAGCTGAAGGGCATTAAGTCAAACCCAGAGGTCCAGGAAGTGGAATACACATTCGACTTGCAGCTTGCACAAG AGGATGCTAAGAAGATGGCTGTCAAAGAAGAAAAATATGACCCCGGTTATGAAGCCGCTTATGGAGGAGCTTATGGTGAGAAGATGCCAAATGAGGGTGAACCATGCAACTTTTCTTCAAATGGAGCAG CATCCAGTGCGGAATATAGCAGTGGAACTTCCTTTGGAGATGTCCCCAATGGACAGTGGATGACACAATCCTTCACAGACCAGATTCCAGAGTTCAACAACTGTAGGCCgcgagaggaaggaggaagtaatGCATAA
- the TDG gene encoding G/T mismatch-specific thymine DNA glycosylase isoform X1, with the protein MEAEEPGTRYYTPLQPAFYPFSFHEMMPVTPNMEEMNEQEALQGVLDPDFVQEPVQVAGKGRKRKSKPTEPKKPAAKAAKAAKAAKSKGKQEKITDTFKVKRKVDRFNGVSEAELLTKTLPDILTFNLDIVIIGINPGLMAAYKGHHYPGPGNHFWKCLFLSGLSEEQLNHMDDHTLPHKYGIGFTNMVERTTPGSKDLSSKEFREGGRILVQKLQKYQPKIAVFNGKCIYDIFSKEVFGVKVKKLEFGLQPHKVPDTETLCYVMPSSSARCAQFPRAQDKVHYYIKLKDLRDQLKGIKSNPEVQEVEYTFDLQLAQEDAKKMAVKEEKYDPGYEAAYGGAYGEKMPNEGEPCNFSSNGAASSAEYSSGTSFGDVPNGQWMTQSFTDQIPEFNNCRPREEGGSNA; encoded by the exons atacTACACTCCTCTTCAGCCAGCATTTTATCCGTTCTCATTCCATGAAATGATGCCTGTGACTCCAAACATGGAGGAGATGAATGAACAGGAAGCTCTTCAGGGGGTTTTGGATCCAGATTTTGTCCAGGAACCTGTTCAAG TGgctgggaaaggaagaaagagaaaaagtaAACCAACTGAACCGAAAAAACCTGCTGCTAAAGCTGCTAAAGCTGCTAAAGCTGCCAAATCAAAAGGCAAGCAAGAAAAAATTACAGATACCTTTAAAGTAAAAAGAAAAGTAGATCGTTTTAACGGTGTATCTGAAGCTGAATTGTTGACCAAAACCCTTCCAGACATACTGACCTTCAATCTGGACATTGTAATT ATTGGTATAAATCCAGGCTTAATGGCAGCCTACAAAGGCCATCATTACCCAGGGCCTGGAAATCACTTTT GGAAGTGTCTCTTTCTGTCTGGACTAAGTGAAGAACAACTGAATCATATGGATGATCATACTTTACCACATAAATATGGCATTGGATTTACAAACATGGTAGAAAGGACAACCCCAGGTAGCAAGGATCTTTCCAG caAAGAGTTTCGAGAAGGAGGACGAATTCTGGTGCAGAAATTGCAGAAGTATCAACCTAAAATAGCAGTTTTTAATGGAAAAT GTATTTATGACATTTTTAGTAAAGAGGTTTTTGGAGTAAAGGTTAAAAAGTTGGAATTTGGACTGCAGCCACATAAGGTCCCAGACACAGAAACA CTTTGCTATGTTATGCCATCGTCCAGTGCAAGATGTGCTCAGTTTCCCCGTGCACAAGACAAAGTTCATTATTACATAAAGCTCAAAGATCTAAGGGATCAGCTGAAGGGCATTAAGTCAAACCCAGAGGTCCAGGAAGTGGAATACACATTCGACTTGCAGCTTGCACAAG AGGATGCTAAGAAGATGGCTGTCAAAGAAGAAAAATATGACCCCGGTTATGAAGCCGCTTATGGAGGAGCTTATGGTGAGAAGATGCCAAATGAGGGTGAACCATGCAACTTTTCTTCAAATGGAGCAG CATCCAGTGCGGAATATAGCAGTGGAACTTCCTTTGGAGATGTCCCCAATGGACAGTGGATGACACAATCCTTCACAGACCAGATTCCAGAGTTCAACAACTGTAGGCCgcgagaggaaggaggaagtaatGCATAA
- the GLT8D2 gene encoding glycosyltransferase 8 domain-containing protein 2 isoform X2 has product MAFLRKINQILLFLLVLTLCVILYNKVHKMPSIMLKNEPVDLESPEEMEDEIPVVICAAAGRMGAAVAAISSIYSNTDSNVLFYVVGLKNGIPHIRKWIENSKLRDIKFKMVEFNPMVLKGKIRPDAARPELLQPLNFVRFYLPLLIHEHEKVIYLDDDVIVQGDIQELYDTKLARGHAAAFSDDCDLPSTHEMVRSVGMQNTYMGFLDYRKQTIRDLGISPSTCSFNPGVIVANMSEWKHQRITKQLEKWMQKNVEENLYSSTLAGGVATSPMLIVFHGKHSSINPLWHIRHLGWSPDARYSEHFLQEAKLLHWNGRYKPWDYPSVHNDLWQKWFVPDPSGTFKLIRPNR; this is encoded by the exons ATGGCTTTCTTACGAAAAA TTAATCAGATTCTACTGTTCCTTCTTGTTTTGACTCTTTGTGTCATTCTTTATAATAAAGTTCACAAGATGCCATCAATCATGCTAAAGAATGAACCAG TTGATCTGGAAAGCCCTGAGGAAATGGAAGACGAAATTCCCGTGGTGATCTGCGCTGCTGCAGGCAGAATGGGGGCTGCAGTTGCCGCCATCAGCAGCATTTACAGCAACACTGATTCAAACGTTTTATTCTATGTAGTGGGGCTAAAGAATGGCATTCCACATATCAG AAAATGGATTGAAAATTCAAAACTGAGGGATATCAAGTTTAAAATGGTGGAATTCAATCCCATGGTGCTAAAAGGGAAAATCAGACCAGATGCGGCACGGCCCGAGTTACTTCAGCCT CTGAACTTTGTTCGATTTTACCTCCCTCTACTTATCCACGAACACGAGAAAGTGATATATCTCGATGATGATGTGATTGTGCAAG GCGACATCCAGGAACTGTATGACACAAAGTTAGCCCGTGGCCATGCCGCAGCTTTTTCAGATGATTGTGACCTGCCTTCAACTCATGAAATGGTTAGAAGTGTAGGAATGCAG AATACCTATATGGGATTCCTGGACTACCGGAAGCAAACAATTCGAGATCTGGGCATTAGTCCCAGCACCTGCTCCTTTAATCCTGGGGTCATCGTTGCCAACATGTCAGAATGGAAGCACCAACGAATCACAAAGCAATTAGAAAAATGGATGCAGAAAAATGTAGA AGAAAATCTCTACAGCAGCACCCTTGCTGGAGGTGTGGCCACTTCACCAATGCTCATTGTATTCCATGGAAAACATTCAAGTATTAATCCTTTATGGCACATTCGACATCTAG GTTGGAGTCCAGATGCTAGGTACTCTGAGCATTTTCTTCAGGAAGCCAAGTTACTTCACTGGAATGGAAGATACAAGCCTTGGGACTATCCTAGTGTTCACAATGACTTATGGCAAAAGTGGTTTGTTCCTGACCCTTCAGGGACTTTTAAATTGATTCGTCCTAATCGTTGA